In Paenibacillus kyungheensis, the following are encoded in one genomic region:
- the nudC gene encoding NAD(+) diphosphatase: MQPTIESIYKRYSPALRPVEQENSIGYWFIFRGNQLLVHETGDLLAVPVGDRLDKYELTSSRTLYLGSIEGASCYTAEVAEDSTVPEGMVFLPLFALYDRIDEDLFHVAGRGLQMLSWDATNQFCGRCGNALNHADHERSKVCPNCGLSHYPRLSPAVITIILKGDQILLARAGHFPNNMYGLIAGFVEPGETLEDCVQRETMEEIGIKIKNIRYYDSQPWPFPHSLMIGFIAEYDSGEIQVDGEEIAEAKWFHANELPNIPPRVSIARKMIDWYVEEYKS; the protein is encoded by the coding sequence ATGCAACCGACAATTGAAAGTATTTATAAACGATATAGTCCTGCACTTCGACCTGTAGAGCAGGAAAACTCCATAGGGTACTGGTTTATCTTTCGCGGGAACCAACTACTTGTTCATGAAACAGGCGACTTATTGGCTGTTCCAGTTGGAGATCGTCTGGACAAGTATGAATTAACATCTAGCCGCACACTCTATCTCGGTTCGATCGAAGGGGCTTCCTGTTATACAGCTGAAGTCGCAGAAGATAGTACCGTACCGGAAGGGATGGTTTTTCTACCTCTCTTTGCCCTATATGATCGAATTGATGAAGATTTGTTCCATGTTGCCGGACGTGGTCTGCAAATGCTCTCATGGGATGCAACAAACCAGTTCTGCGGACGCTGTGGCAATGCGCTGAATCATGCAGATCATGAGCGTAGCAAAGTTTGTCCAAATTGCGGATTGTCCCATTATCCTCGTCTATCACCTGCTGTGATTACGATTATTTTAAAAGGCGATCAGATCTTGCTCGCTCGTGCAGGTCATTTTCCAAATAACATGTACGGTCTGATTGCAGGCTTTGTAGAACCTGGAGAGACACTAGAAGACTGTGTACAACGGGAAACAATGGAAGAGATCGGCATCAAAATCAAAAATATTCGCTATTATGATAGTCAACCGTGGCCATTCCCACACTCACTTATGATCGGATTTATCGCTGAATATGATAGCGGCGAGATTCAAGTAGATGGTGAAGAGATCGCCGAAGCGAAGTGGTTCCATGCGAACGAACTTCCTAATATTCCACCGCGAGTTAGTATTGCACGTAAGATGATTGACTGGTATGTAGAAGAATATAAAAGCTAG